The sequence below is a genomic window from Silene latifolia isolate original U9 population chromosome 7, ASM4854445v1, whole genome shotgun sequence.
acaaatgagggaAGCTTGGTCCTTATATAGGACAAAATGCCTTGACCTCCAAGAATGCATTTAATGCTATTTTGTGAGTTCTAGGATGATTGAAGCATAGAACTCACAAACTAGACCAGTTTTTCAACTCTTACTCAATCTAGTTTGAAAATACTAAAAACTAAGTTGGAATTCCTCTCCCCTTTTCTTGATGCTGCCACCAGCTGCCTCCATACGGTTTCAATTCGGTTCCCATTGGTCTCGGGTCTTGATTGCACatatttctctttccttaattgaGCCCATCCGTGTTTTATGCGTACTTGCTTCAACTTGTTAACCCGTAATTTTATTAATCGTCGTATTTATTTCGAgattatttagtttaattttatcCGTGATTCCCGTTAGTttttgatatgttcattttatatacacttttacccctcattttagctcggtttctattgattaTTATACTTTCATTAGTGTATTTTTGAGCTAATCTCGTGTTCtaggtgtatggttgtgtttgttatatttttgtaggaatctaagcatttgaaggctttttcctatcattttatacaccaagttcactaagctaaacaaggccaAATATTGGACTAAGTATGTGAAGATTGCTTGagttttgcatggagaaatttATGGATCAATATGTGTAATGCAAATGATGCCAACAATCAAGTCAAAGCCCAAtgatcaagtccaagtcaagatgGAAAGCTTAGGATTCCAACATGCATGGGATACTTTTTGGAGGCTCTAAAGATGATAGATGAGGCATTTGCCCGGGTGATTAAGGTGCATTAAAGTATAAGCTTTGGATTCCTCAAACAATTAAgagaggaattaagagaaatcacccggaaacacacgaccccgatcggggtggggtggccccgatcggggttacatATCCCTTGGTGATTTACGTTTCaccctcctctcctataaataggagaggtattcctaggTTTTGGGCATCTCATTTTTGCGTCTAAGTTTACTACaataagcctcaagcattataagttttctctcattagttttcatttcaaTTTATAAGTTGTTAAGCATTccttagttaatctttcaacattttgtacttcaagatattctcaagcatttgatattcaagcttttggttatttgttgtttgttcttccatacaagtcctCCCTTATAAGGTATTTCTTATTGCAAGTTTGTAATTTACATCATTATTTTAGTTACGACATAGTTATTTTAATCAAGCATTTCATTCTACATTAGCATTAATCCCTTCACATGTTACATCATCTAATTTACATAAATCAAACAATCATGTTTAACATTTCTCATAatttagtttacattttacatcttagtatgagtaactaaatttcctagtctaaaggctaggggagccatgcaaaatcaaacatataatatgattaaataaagttcataataatattgttcaaatgtttccatcacatgtttgctttgttacgcttaatctttgattatcggccgtagtcgtagattaaatttgttcattcgttctaaagtcgagaggcacggaattgaattagactaaacatgtgttgtaggacgacctagtcatggacgagagtttttctagaacccggtctatggttgatactaatgccgtaaggtgggtatctttaagcttaaacaattgacaaaattattagtatcaagtttaacatgttcatatgtttacctttgcatgagtgacccgaaccctttagattatcttttatcatattattacattgcatttttattaatcatcaaccaaacaaaccaaacccaaatcgtaatcgaccttgataaaaatctacccatagcaattcacgacgtaattcccgtttccttgtgttcgacccctattactacattaatttgtgtctagggaaattatctttgcataggtacgcgataaacctatcatttttattaaaatttttgcccccccccccccccctctacaCGTATcacaaccaaacactagaatcaCTCATATCCATTCCAACACCCCCTGAGGGGTTTTTGATTGGGTTGTAATGGGAAAAGACGAAAGGGAGTAGTTTGGTCTGCTGAGAATGTGATAAGGGGAGAAGTTTGGTCACTCTTAACTTATTTTGGGTGAATTCAGTATGCATCGGATATTATAATGTCTAACATCTATTGAAAGTAAGGGTTAATAGACATCAGTTACTTAAAAAACTGATGCATGTTGAACTAAATAGACATCAGCTTTTTTGAAAATTCTGATGTCTATAATTTGTACATCAATCTTTTTAAATATCCGATATCCATGAAGTGATATCTATTGCGTGTTTTTCTAAAGAGTCTATCAaggtcgaaatactcgagagagggagggggggtgaattgagtatttaaaacttatgcccactttttattttatatctaaATAATTAATTGCTTAaactttattgattaaactttaactaattaactaatcgATTTATAAACGTAATGAAATAAACGATAAAGAAAATtccaaggacacacgatatttgaagtggttcagtttcacacgtcgaagcctatatccactattctcgattaataattttagtacttTTCTCCGGATTagaaaattatcaacccactcgtataactaactctagctataactcgatttgaatatcactagatattcgattttgactatcttaagttattAAGAAAGCGCTTGATTGTTCCTCtaggtgttcacacaattgaacgagtagaaacaatatgaagtattattatcttataacgtaaccttaagaaatAACACGCAAATTAaggagcacgacttttcgtaaaagattttcaattgcaaaactAATAAAATACTTGATTAGAATTTATACTCAAATTGTTTGCAAGAAatttttatatttcgaaaagcttatttgaattaatgaacatcatgcgtatatatagtagaagagagaaACTAGGGTTTTGGTCGAAACCCTAAGTGTGCCGTGAGGCAAGGTAGATTGTCcataagaaacaaatcttatctcttcttaatttaatctactaaatattttgattaagtaaataaggtAAATCTAATATAATTGATAAGATATGGAAATACCTTATAGCAATATATTATAGATTTGACCTAATAATATTTACTTGCATAGGGAGTTAATTCAGCCtccacacggctcataagcccatCTTAGCTGAAACCCTAGgtcaaaccctaggtagcatgatgaCTCAAAAGTCGtcttactaaccaataggataacGTAAATTATCCATTCTAAACAAAACGTATTTCATCTCTATCATATACAGACATGATTTCGAAACATATTcaaagaattttatcttttgaaaattgattttaaaactataaaatcgtgcctttaaaatgcaacccaaagttatagtaTAAATGgttataactttaagtttggtaagtaaagttataatGGTGAGTttttagtaatatgaagaggtttaattaattctttaaaatgtttaattacaaaaaattcaattaaaaattcaattttagttataaatttttaaatttattaacatgttttattacaaaaatttaaattaaagtgtcaatattaattataaattatgaaatttgatgttaatttgtaagggttatataaattttggaagacaatatatttaatataaaaaaattaattttagaataatgataatatcctttaatatttcaaatataattgaattaaattaatttttagaTAAATGATTAAATtaaatgtcatgtaataataaattgataatcatgTGGCATTAATTCGTTATGTCACATTAcaaatatgcaacatcacatttaaatataTCACGTCACATTACTttttaatctaggtggctttttaGATCGTACGCGGCTTTGTCTAGGTGgcatttatttgtcattttagggcagccttttaattatattttatagatgaaGGAAAAACGACAATACACCCGTTTAAGTTTAAAACGGATCAAATAATATGAATAAGACAAAATCAAAATACATcggaaaaaataaaatatttgtcttaTATGTTCAAGGGGATGATATTTGAATCATTTATTGTTAAGATAGATACTAATCCGTCTTAAGGTAAATTAACTCTTCCGAGAACAAATAAAGGATTAGGACAGGACAAATTAGCGGGACAAATCTATATAATTTTTCAAGGATTTAGCATAACACATTATCACAAAATTATCATGCATTGCGCAAGTATATAAAGTTGTgatcattattttattataaaaaataTTTGTAGCTACAGTATTATAGTGAAGAAAGTATCGGTCAAAGTTAACCTTGTTCGACCCTTCAAAATCGAAGGATGACAATATACACAGGACACAGGGTGACGGAATATCACGGAACAATCTTGTATTTCCGTGTATGCTCAATCCAAAATCGGAAAGATTCAACCGTGTCACGGGAACCGTCAAAACCATACTCCTTGCTTTTGTTCATGCTGCAACTAACGTCGCTCCCTGAACCAGGCTCACGCCTGATCACATAATCCACATACCACCAAGTACCAAGTTCCTCCAATTTCGTAGGCAAGAGTTCCTTCTCCTCTACTATTTCATCCCATACCGGACCTTTATCTCGCATCATCTCCTCCAGGGTCTCACTACATTCTTCAAATTCCATATACTCGACCTCAAACTCCTCTGCTAAAACCTTCCATAGATCTCTCCACTTGAACTTGTCCCCGTTACTACAGTTGAAAACCTGCCCTTTGCCAGGACGCTCGAGTCCAGCCCATATTTGTTGATCCGCAACTAAGTCCGCATCTGCTCCCTCGGAGTAACCGTCCCAAGCAGCCTGGATCCCTGGAAACCTTAAGGGTTTCTTTTCATGCTTGCATATAGTAGCATAAACACAAAGTGACCCGACAATGTTCCTAGTACTATAGGGAGAAAACCCGATCATTACTGACGGTCGATGGATTGACCATGTCAGATTCTCCTTATTCCGAACTTCCTCGGATAATATATTTTCCATACCGGAGTA
It includes:
- the LOC141592621 gene encoding (S)-8-oxocitronellyl enol synthase ISY1-like isoform X2; the encoded protein is MDWWWRGAAGAIKHRQETGDFPSKYQNVALIVGVTGMSGNSLADMLQLAGTPGGRWKVYGVACRPQPEWQFHHRIHYIQCEMADPQDSQAKLSRLTDVTHVFYVGWVNKSSEDESRVENGNMLRNVLKAVIPNAPNLQHICLQTGQNSSIPSANVGFSEDLARADSLGCYSGMENILSEEVRNKENLTWSIHRPSVMIGFSPYSTRNIVGSLCVYATICKHEKKPLRFPGIQAAWDGYSEGADADLVADQQIWAGLERPGKGQVFNCSNGDKFKWRDLWKVLAEEFEVEYMEFEECSETLEEMMRDKGPVWDEIVEEKELLPTKLEELGTWWYVDYVIRREPGSGSDVSCSMNKSKEYGFDGSRDTVESFRFWIEHTRKYKIVP
- the LOC141592621 gene encoding (S)-8-oxocitronellyl enol synthase ISY1-like isoform X1, which translates into the protein MEGGINQISNSLCSFYEINWGLQPSFVGIQRQETGDFPSKYQNVALIVGVTGMSGNSLADMLQLAGTPGGRWKVYGVACRPQPEWQFHHRIHYIQCEMADPQDSQAKLSRLTDVTHVFYVGWVNKSSEDESRVENGNMLRNVLKAVIPNAPNLQHICLQTGQNSSIPSANVGFSEDLARADSLGCYSGMENILSEEVRNKENLTWSIHRPSVMIGFSPYSTRNIVGSLCVYATICKHEKKPLRFPGIQAAWDGYSEGADADLVADQQIWAGLERPGKGQVFNCSNGDKFKWRDLWKVLAEEFEVEYMEFEECSETLEEMMRDKGPVWDEIVEEKELLPTKLEELGTWWYVDYVIRREPGSGSDVSCSMNKSKEYGFDGSRDTVESFRFWIEHTRKYKIVP